The genomic DNA CTGTTGTTGTTGGCGATAAAACAAGTCGATTGCTATCTTGAGTCAGAAACGACCTAATAGCTCTCAATTTCCTATCGTCATCTCCATAGTTTTCAAAAGCATTATGCTCACCAGAAGATTGTCTATTCAAATGAAATTCTAGTCCAGCTATAGGTTTATCCGCAGTATCTTCTAAAACACCTGAAATAAAATATAAAAGTGAGCGCGTATAGATTCCTGGAACTAAAGAGTCTCTTATTTCTAATCCATCACCCATGGTAAACATACGGAAATTTTGATAAAGATTGGTTTTAGTAACAATATTTTCATAAAACAAATCACTGGTACAAGCTGGAGCCATAAATAGAACATTACGAATTTTGAGGTCAGAATATCGCTCATTAATCGCATTAATTAAATGACAAATACAAATCGTTCCAGCGCTATGACCAACTAAATCAATAATTAGTTCTGGTCTTTGTTGCTTTAATGAAACTAACTTTTCAAGAAAGTAAGTACCGACATAACTATCTCCATTGATTTCTCCTTGATTTGGTTGCCACATTCCCTTAGCCTTATTTTTCATCTGATCCCAGATAAACTTACCAAAGTAGTTTGCATAAATAGTGCGAAGGGTTTCTTCTACTACGGTAGGATAATAACCGTGATCTCTCTTTTGCCAATAGCGTTTGATGACATTAAAAGCGACTGTAGCGAGTATTCTGAGAGTTATAAAACCCCCTCGTCTTTGTTCAAGCTCAGTCTCTCGCTCCTCAATACCTGCCAATTCTGGAGGTGATAAGTCTTCAAACGTATAATTATGAAGTAAGTCAGTAAATTGCTGATCTTGATCGAGATCGCGTTGTAATTCTTCTAAAAGTTGAGTGTATATATTCTTGAGGTCAGGTTGATTTAATTGTCCTGCCCCTTGACGAGCTACTTCATCAAACTGCTGAAATGGATTTTCTTGTTGAAGTTCTCTCTCTATCTCTTCTACAGTCATTGCTTGACCTGCTCCTCTATGTCCACCTCCCTTTATATCTGCACTGAGATGGTTAGATGAACGAAAGCTTACATACTTTTCTACTTTTTTGAATAGCCCAGAATTATAAATTGCATTCAGTTTCTGTTGGAGAATTTCCTTAAAACCAGTTTTCCAAACAAATGCTACAGGGTAAGCCTCTTCTTGGAAAAGGTTCGTCATTCTCTCAGCAGTTTCTCGACCATTCTGTTCATTAACTAATCCTCCGTGAAAGTAGAGAACTATTTTTTGAGGTCTTGTTGCGGACAGATGCTCGAACAAACTATCAATATCCCTTGGTTGAGTATGCTGTTCCCCTGTCTCTCTGAAAGTTCCGTTCAGTCCAATATTGACAATGTTCATCTGGCTTAAATCACTCATCATTTAATAGATATCTCCGAAAACTATAAAAGGCTTAAAGTTTCTAAAGCATTCAATTACTTCCTTAACTATAAGTAATTCTCGTATTTCTGGACGTAACCCAAATTACAACTGAAACGCAGCAGTTAAAGCCACGGCCAACCCATCCGCCGCATCATCAGGCTTAGGAATTTCATCTAAATCCAACTCCCGCATGACTGCTTCCTGAACTTCTAATTTATCCGCCTTCCCATAACTTGTTAAAGCTTGTTTAATTTGAGGAGGAGCAAATTCTACATAGGGGAGTTTGCACTGTCCTAAGACTAACATCAAAACACCCCTAGCCTGTGCCACAACAATAGTATTTGCCATCCGATAAAAGAATAACTTTTCAATCGCTACTAAATCTGGTTTAAACTCATCCATTAACGTATGTAAATCATCAAACAAAGTAGATAAACGTTGACTCATTTCCATATCAGCAGAAGTACGAATCACCCCAAAATCTATAGGCTTGATGATTGTCTCTGAAGACTTAGCTGGATTTTGTGACCATGTAATTACACCAAATCCCACAGTAGCTAATCCTGGGTCTAATCCTAAAATTCGCTTTTCCATAACATAAAAACATAAAAAAATCATCAACTCGATTTCCTGCCCCCTACCTCCTCTGCTACGCTTATAAGGAAATAGACTGAAAACTCTTGAGGTTAAGTTTTGTAGATTGGCGGAAAAACTTAACCTTCCTTCATACACTTTGGGTGCTTTGCAGTTCGTTAATAATAAACATTTTCAAAATTTGAATAGTAATATTATATTGTAAATCTGTGCGCCCATATATAACTATTTTTTTATTACCACTGATAACTGATAACTGATAACTAATAACTGATTAAATATTGGGACTGACTTTGGACAAAATGCTCTACAATCCTCAGCCATGCAAATTTGCCAAAATCCCAATTGTTCTAATCCATTCAACCCTGACTACAGTAAATTTTGCATCGTTTGTGGACATGATAAATTTGGTGAAACTCTCAGAAACCGTTACCGTGTTTTGCGGTTAATAGGTGAAGGAGGATTTAGCAAAACCTACGCCGCAGAAGATGTAGATAGACTCAACGCACCTTGCGTAATTAAACAGTTTTTCCCCCAAGTTCAGGGAACAGGACAACGTGCAAAAGCAGCAGAATTTTTCAAAGAAGAAGCGTTTAGATTATATGAACTTGGTGAAAATCACTCACAAATTCCCCGCTTATTAGCTTATTTTGAACAAGGTTCAAGTTTGTATTTAGTTCAAGAATTTATTATTGGTAAAACTCTCCGCCAAGAAGTTCAAGAACAGGCCTATAATGAGGCAGAAATTCATCAACTTTTACTAGACTTATTACCAGTTCTAGAATTTGTACATCAGAAAAACGTCATTCATCGAGATATCAAACCAGAAAATATTATCCGTCGTTATGCAGATAAAAAACCTGTATTAATTGACTTTGGGGGTGCAAAACAAGTTACCCATACAAGTATAGCAAGACAAGCAACAGCAATTTATACTTTAGGTTATGCACCTACAGAACAAATGGCAGGTTTTGCTTGTCATGGGAGTGACTTATATGCTTTAGGTGTAACTTGTGTGCGGTTATTAACTCAAGACTTACCGCTACAAGATACCTATGGACTAAAAGATCCACTTTATGATCCCATGAATGCACAATGGTTATGGAAAGAAAGATTAACCACTAAAGGAATTGAAATTAGTGATAAATTAAAGATAATTTTAGATAAATTACTACAACATTTCCCCGGTGATAGATATCAGACAGCGACGGAAGTTTTAAATGATTTAAAAAGTGATTTTCCAGGAGAAATATCACCACCAGTAACTTTGAAAATTACTCCTATCATTGAAACACCACCAGCAGAAAAACTAGAAAAAATTATTGTTCCTAACTTACCATTAGAAACTTTTGATTTTGATGTTCTCAACTTAGACAGAGCAGGGAGACAGGTTAACCGTGATAGAGCTAGTAACCAATTATTTCGAGAAGAATTAAATAAATATCTCAGTTTAGAAATGGTATCAATTCCTGGGGGAACTTTTATCATGGGTTCTCCAGAAAGTGAGGGTAATGCTGATGAACATCCTCAACACCAAGTTAATATTGCACCGTTTTTCATGGGGAAATATCCCATTACTCAAGCACAATGGAAAGCAGTCGCATTATTACCAAAAGTTACTCAATCTTTAGAATTAAGTCCGGCAAAATTTAAAGGTGCAAGTTTACCCATAGAAAATGTGTCTTGGTATGAAGCGGTAGAATTTTGTTTACGGTTATCAATGAAAACTGGGAGAAATTATCGTTTACCCAGTGAAGCAGAATGGGAATATGCTTGTCGTGCAGGAACTACTACAGCTTTTCATTTTGGGGAAAAAATAACTGAAGATTTAATTAATTGTAGTGGTGGTGATTTTTATGTTGTTCCACCTAGAAGTAGTTTCCGTAAAGAAATCACAAAAGTAGGGAGTTTTAAAGTAGCGAATAATTTTGGGTTGTATGATATGCACGGATTAGTTTGGGAATGGTGCGCTGACCCCTGGCATAATAATTATTATGGCGCTCCGACTGACGGAAATATTTGGGATGATGATGGTGATATTTATCGTCGAGTTTTGCGTGGTGGTGCTTGGAATTTCAATGCGGAACTTTGTCGCAGTGCTAGTCGCAGTTGGAATGAAGCAGAAGGTGGGTTAAGGATGTCTGGGTTTCGGGTGGTGTTTTCTGTGGATGGTTGAATTTTATTTCTTATTTTTTCTAGGTTATTGAACCTACAAACTTAGTATAATAAGATTTAAAGTTATACCTGATTGTCACGAAGTATGCTGTATATTTAAAGATAGTGTAGTACTGATAGGAAAATTCTTCGAGTTATAATTATACGAGTACCTGATAAATTTCTAGAAGATCCGTATTTTTATATACGGTCAATAGTATTCTGCAAAATTTATCATGTAATACATTTGTGCTTTTTATATACCTAAGAGAAAATTCTGATGAAGTTATCCGTTAATCTAGCATTATTTTTTGGTAGTTCTGCTGCTATCTTAGCTGCTACATTGTCTCCCATTTCTGCTCAAATCATGCCCTTATTTGTCGGTAGTGCTGCTATTGGTGTCGCGACGACTTCAAACTCTCCAGTACAAGCAATCGCTAGTGTTTACAACATTACCACTAGTGCAGGTTTTTTGAAATCAATTGCTAGTGGTAATCAAGACAGTCACAGTTTTACTATAAAGACATCAAGTGGGGATTGTAGTAAGTAGTTTGGTGACTTGGTTTAAGGGAGAGGGTCTTCAGGTAGGGGTTTAGCACTGCTAAACCTTTACACTTTCATACTATTAGCTCAATTTTGAGAACAATGATAGTGATAGACAAAGTAGTTAGGACATCAATTGATTATGAAACTCTCATGATAAGAGGGTTTTACTCCTTATTCCTAATATGATGACTTAAAAATATTTATCTAAATTTTGTCAAGAAAACAACGATTACCACAGAGACAACTGCATATATATTTTATTGAATATCAATTTAATCTCCATACTAAACCCTGAGATTTTAGGTTGGTGTTGTTGGGTTTCCTTACGTCAACCCAACCTACTTTTAAACCAAAGTTAAATCAGGATATTCTGCAAACAAATCATCAGACGTTAAAGTATCACCTTCCGCTTGGGGAGTCCATAAAACTTCAATTGCTAACAGTTGTTCACCAGGAAGACTACCCATTTGTCGCAATGCTTGACGTAAATCTTCGGTATTATTAATTTTGGGAATTTCCCATTTACCCAAGGTTGCAGCTAAGAGGGTGACAATAATATATTCCCCTGGGCCTTCACTAATTAAACGGGTTGGGTTATCCGCATCACCAGGTAATTCTTTAGCCTGAGCAGATTTTAACTGATTGTTGATGTTAGAAAGAGTTTCTTCGCTAAACTTGCTGCGTTCTGCTAATGATAAACGGTTGAATTGAGATTCAGCAGCATTTAATTTTGCTTGTTGTGTACCACCACCAGCATAAACCCAATATTCGGGATGACGCAGTAAAGCTAAACTCGCTTCTTGTAAGATTTCCGCTTTTCCTGCTGGGGTATTGGTGTCTGCTTTTTCTGCAATGTTGTTCAGTTCGGTTTGTAAATCTCTAGCTTGTGCTAATAAACCAACCTGTAAACGAGTGACGGATACTGTGGGGTTACTGCTATAAGCTACTTCTTCCCCTCCTTCACTGGTAACACGTCGAAAAGTTTGAACTAAGAAATTAGCGATCGCAAAAAAGATTAAAATACCAAATAAACCGCCAAAACCACCGCCAAAACCCCACAAGGGAAGTAAGAACGGAAACCCAAACCCACCACCGGGATAGTAACCACCACCTCCACGGGGTGCAGTGCGTGGTGCATAGGTACGACTAGATGGCATTCTAAAT from Okeanomitos corallinicola TIOX110 includes the following:
- the ruvC gene encoding crossover junction endodeoxyribonuclease RuvC translates to MEKRILGLDPGLATVGFGVITWSQNPAKSSETIIKPIDFGVIRTSADMEMSQRLSTLFDDLHTLMDEFKPDLVAIEKLFFYRMANTIVVAQARGVLMLVLGQCKLPYVEFAPPQIKQALTSYGKADKLEVQEAVMRELDLDEIPKPDDAADGLAVALTAAFQL
- a CDS encoding DUF1517 domain-containing protein; the encoded protein is MLKKLQRIFKPLLKISFVFSLVLVLALSHADGALAARSGGRIGGGSFRMPSSRTYAPRTAPRGGGGYYPGGGFGFPFLLPLWGFGGGFGGLFGILIFFAIANFLVQTFRRVTSEGGEEVAYSSNPTVSVTRLQVGLLAQARDLQTELNNIAEKADTNTPAGKAEILQEASLALLRHPEYWVYAGGGTQQAKLNAAESQFNRLSLAERSKFSEETLSNINNQLKSAQAKELPGDADNPTRLISEGPGEYIIVTLLAATLGKWEIPKINNTEDLRQALRQMGSLPGEQLLAIEVLWTPQAEGDTLTSDDLFAEYPDLTLV
- a CDS encoding bifunctional serine/threonine-protein kinase/formylglycine-generating enzyme family protein codes for the protein MQICQNPNCSNPFNPDYSKFCIVCGHDKFGETLRNRYRVLRLIGEGGFSKTYAAEDVDRLNAPCVIKQFFPQVQGTGQRAKAAEFFKEEAFRLYELGENHSQIPRLLAYFEQGSSLYLVQEFIIGKTLRQEVQEQAYNEAEIHQLLLDLLPVLEFVHQKNVIHRDIKPENIIRRYADKKPVLIDFGGAKQVTHTSIARQATAIYTLGYAPTEQMAGFACHGSDLYALGVTCVRLLTQDLPLQDTYGLKDPLYDPMNAQWLWKERLTTKGIEISDKLKIILDKLLQHFPGDRYQTATEVLNDLKSDFPGEISPPVTLKITPIIETPPAEKLEKIIVPNLPLETFDFDVLNLDRAGRQVNRDRASNQLFREELNKYLSLEMVSIPGGTFIMGSPESEGNADEHPQHQVNIAPFFMGKYPITQAQWKAVALLPKVTQSLELSPAKFKGASLPIENVSWYEAVEFCLRLSMKTGRNYRLPSEAEWEYACRAGTTTAFHFGEKITEDLINCSGGDFYVVPPRSSFRKEITKVGSFKVANNFGLYDMHGLVWEWCADPWHNNYYGAPTDGNIWDDDGDIYRRVLRGGAWNFNAELCRSASRSWNEAEGGLRMSGFRVVFSVDG